From Streptomyces sp. NBC_00775, one genomic window encodes:
- a CDS encoding DUF397 domain-containing protein, producing the protein MSCAGNTQVSRLTEPDPARHVRPLKGTAMPQLTWQKSSFSGGGEGECVELAAAASRRIHLRESDRPHAIATTTPHTLAGLLGALKTGRIARP; encoded by the coding sequence ATGAGTTGCGCCGGAAACACACAGGTCTCGCGACTCACTGAGCCTGATCCAGCACGTCATGTGCGCCCTCTGAAAGGAACCGCGATGCCCCAACTCACCTGGCAGAAATCCTCATTCAGCGGGGGCGGCGAAGGCGAGTGCGTAGAGCTGGCGGCAGCAGCCTCTCGCCGCATCCACCTCCGCGAAAGCGACCGGCCGCACGCCATCGCCACCACCACACCCCACACCCTGGCGGGACTGCTCGGCGCCCTCAAGACCGGTCGGATCGCTCGGCCTTGA